The proteins below come from a single Oncorhynchus nerka isolate Pitt River unplaced genomic scaffold, Oner_Uvic_2.0 unplaced_scaffold_2662, whole genome shotgun sequence genomic window:
- the LOC115129343 gene encoding uncharacterized protein LOC115129343 produces MCHQSGETCAGTTRQASSSPSQPGTSCAGSPHSPRRACHHSIATCAGSMHQAYSAPSQPGTSCAISPHQAASALPKPSMSGAGSPHQGSSAPPQPGTSSAGTPHSVYSPESPATVYGPEPPQTVHGPETPVTVYSPEPPATVHSPELPATVHSPEHPATVHGSQLPVTVHGPLLPVTVHGPELPASVPWPEPAQSGHGVQSRSTAGAFLCTGAQFVHGVQSRSMAGACSVPARRPVPLHGRSLPMRRCAVFP; encoded by the coding sequence ATGTGTCATCAGTCCGGTGAAACATGTGCCGGCACCACACGCCAGGCCTCCAGTTCGCCTTCccagcccggtacgtcctgtgccggctCCCCACACTCGCCCCGAAGAGCGTGTCACCACTCCATTgcaacctgtgccggctccatgcaccaggcctacagtgcgccttcCCAGcctggtacgtcctgtgccatctCCCCGCACCAGGCCGCCAGTGCGCTTCCCAAGCCCAGTATGTCTGGTGCCGGCTCCCCACACCAGggctccagtgcgcctccacagcccgGTACGTCCAGTGCCGGCACCCCGCACTCGGTGTAcagtccggagtctccagcgacggtctacggtccggagcctccacagacggtccacggtccggagaCTCCAGTGACGGTCTACAGCCCGGAACCTCCAGcaacggttcacagtccagagcttccagcgactGTTCACAGTCCAGAGCATCCAGCGACGGTTCACGGTTCACAGCTTCCAGTGACGGTCCACGGTCCACTGCTTCCAGTGACGGTCCACGGCCCGGAGCTTCCTGCGTCGGTGCCATGGCCGGAGCCTGCCCAGTCCGgccacggcgtccagtcccgctccacgGCCGGAGCATTCCTCTGCACCGGTGCTCAGTTCgtgcacggcgtccagtcccgctccatggccggagcctgcTCAGTTccggcacggcgtccagtcccgctccatggccggagccttcctatGCGCCGGTGCGCAGTGTTTCCCTGA